A single window of Microplitis demolitor isolate Queensland-Clemson2020A chromosome 7, iyMicDemo2.1a, whole genome shotgun sequence DNA harbors:
- the LOC103571412 gene encoding adenosine deaminase 2-like translates to MPVLLFGRIQQQQSVKNGRNIRYTTRWQSNEMCSANAYSVPSNSLTHKLNLIIFLIINGLAIIPLNIYVPALKCDDQDYWCKRAELLSTEKSDSLGGNLSLNPEEHLANELLVNLKTNEIDEAFEDQTKFYPSKNFMEVRNNIEKSKVFKIIKMMPKGAVLHTHDLALVSEEWIYNNVTYRDNLYIYLRNNKTIVNDINLRVRRELSMITENPDIVYSDNNYAWIKFLRIHTLLQSLLTYRPVFQDHFYQALQELYDDNVLYLEFRSTLPTLYELNGTQYKMMDVLRIYNEVAERFKNDHPDFIGAKVIFSPINIINTTSSSKIYEYINNTIEMKNKFADFFAGFDLVGHENRREPLKKFVKQLTQVTHQIKFFFHAGETNWYGFNSDENLLDAVLLNTTRIGHGSAILKHPEILKLAREKNIPIEVCPISNQVLKLVTDLRNHPAGILFAENYPVVVSNDDVGLWGSKGLSYDFYEAFMGIMSRNADIKPLKQLAINSIIYSAMNTDQKQKAYGIWSQKWIEFIDKVNNLKYL, encoded by the exons GCATAAACTGAacctcatcatttttttaattataaatggaCTTGCTATAATAccactaaatatatatgtgc CTGCATTAAAATGCGATGATCAAGATTATTGGTGCAAACGTGCTGAACTACTTAGTACTGAAAAAAGTGATTCATTGGGTGGTAATTTATCGCTAAATCCTGAAGAACATTTGGCGAATGAATTGttagtaaatttgaaaaccaATGAAATCGATGAAG catTTGAAGATCAAACAAAGTTTTATccgtctaaaaattttatggaagTACGGAATAACATTGAAAAGTCGaaggtatttaaaattattaaaatgatgcCTAAGGGCGCAGTACTTCATACGCATGACTTGGCCCTAGTTTCAGAAGAGTGGATTTACAATAACGTAACATACCgggataatttatatattt ATTTGCGCAACAATAAAACTATTGTAAATGATATTAACTTACGTGTTCGTCGAGAATTATCGATGATTACCGAAAATCCAGATATCGTCTATTCTGATAATAACTATGCTTGGATCAAATTTCTTAGAATTCATACGTTGCTCCAATCACTGCTAACATATAGACCTGTTTTTCAAGATCATTTTTACCAAGCGCTTCAAGAATTATATGATGACAATGTTCTTTATTTAGAATTTAGGTCCACATTGCCTACACTTTACGAGTTAAATGGAACTCAATATAAAATGATGGATGTTTTGAGAATCTATAATGAAGTTGCTGAAAG GTTCAAAAATGATCATCCTGATTTTATTGGTGCAAAAGTGATATTTTctccaataaatataataaacacgACGTCTTCATCGAAAATATACGAATACATCAATAATacaattgaaatgaaaaataaatttgcggATTTTTTTGCTGGATTTGATTTGGTCGGTCATGAAAACAGAAGAGAACccttaaaaaagtttgtaaaaCAACTCACTCAAGTAACGCatcaaataaagtttttctttCATGCCGGTGAAACAAATTGGTATGGTTTCAACtctgatgaaaatttgttggatgctgttttattaaataccaCAAGAATCGGACATGGTTCTGCGATATTAAAGCATccggaaattttaaaattagcaagagaaaaaaatattcctatcGAAGTATGTCCGATATCAAACCAAGTTCTGAAGTTAGTTACGGACCTACGTAATCATCCGGCTGGTATACTGTTTGCTGAAAATTATCCTGTCGTTGTTTCAAATGATGATGTAGGTTTGTGGGGATCGAAAGGACTTAGTTACGATTTCTACGAAGCTTTTATGGGTATTATGTCAAGAAATGCCGATATTAAGCCTTTAAAACAACTTGCaattaattctattatttatagCGCTATGAATACTGATCAAAAACAAAAAGCGTATGGCATCTGGTCGCAAAAATggattgaatttattgataaagttaataatttgaaGTACTTATAA